In Bacteroidota bacterium, a single genomic region encodes these proteins:
- the plsY gene encoding glycerol-3-phosphate 1-O-acyltransferase PlsY, whose protein sequence is MLSLLYVIILSYLVGSIPTSIIVSKLVKGIDIRNHGSGNAGGTNVMRVLGLKAGLIVILFDIFKGFAATVFVAKLMYSQFPFVNHTPLEDFTLVQILTGSAATVGHIWTVFGGFKGGKGMATAAGMLIGLAPLDISIAIAVFAIVMFVSKYVSLGSISAAVAFPLTLFFRENILHAEVEGYGTLIFFSIGIAILLIFTHRANIKRLIEGRENKITSFSFFKKKTSQN, encoded by the coding sequence ATGTTATCGCTTTTATATGTAATTATTTTAAGCTATTTGGTCGGCTCGATACCTACGAGTATAATAGTAAGTAAGCTTGTTAAAGGAATCGATATCCGGAACCACGGCAGTGGCAATGCCGGTGGCACCAATGTTATGCGTGTATTAGGCTTAAAAGCCGGATTAATTGTAATACTCTTCGATATCTTTAAAGGATTTGCTGCAACGGTTTTTGTAGCTAAGTTAATGTACTCCCAGTTTCCTTTTGTAAATCATACACCTCTTGAAGATTTTACCTTAGTTCAGATTTTAACCGGGTCAGCCGCAACAGTTGGACATATCTGGACTGTGTTCGGCGGATTTAAAGGGGGTAAAGGTATGGCAACAGCAGCCGGAATGCTGATTGGATTAGCACCACTCGATATTTCAATCGCTATTGCAGTATTCGCAATTGTAATGTTTGTTTCAAAATACGTTTCGCTCGGCTCAATCAGTGCCGCGGTTGCATTTCCGTTAACTTTATTTTTCAGGGAAAATATTCTCCATGCGGAAGTGGAAGGATACGGAACTCTGATATTTTTTAGCATCGGCATAGCGATTCTTTTAATATTTACACATCGCGCGAATATAAAACGTCTGATAGAAGGCAGAGAAAATAAAATAACAAGTTTTAGTTTTTTCAAAAAGAAAACTTCACAAAATTAA
- the queA gene encoding tRNA preQ1(34) S-adenosylmethionine ribosyltransferase-isomerase QueA — protein MKLSDFKYPLPRNLIAKYPMPNRDSSKLMVVNRKDESIESKKFTDIVDYFNKGDILVMNDTKVFPARLFGRKEKTNAKIEVILLRELNKEDNIWDVIVEPARKVRIGNKVYFDDGKLMCEIVDNTTSRGRTIRFVTNDDVYKIFERIGYMPLPHYIKRESEELDKERYQTVYAKNVGSVAAPTAGLHFTKKVLSAIEKKGVKIGFVTLHIGLGTFRKVEVEDLSKHKMDSEYFEINESLVNSVNKVIEGKGNVFVVGTSTARALESSVTTEGFLKPNKGWTDKFIFPPYNLKIVDKLITNFHMPESTLLMMICAFSDYDLIMRAYKKAIKENFRFYSYGDAMLIL, from the coding sequence ATGAAACTTTCAGATTTTAAGTATCCGCTTCCGCGTAATCTTATAGCCAAATATCCTATGCCGAATCGCGATTCATCGAAATTGATGGTGGTGAATCGCAAGGATGAAAGCATCGAATCAAAAAAATTTACAGATATAGTTGACTATTTCAACAAGGGCGACATATTAGTAATGAACGATACTAAAGTCTTTCCGGCACGGTTGTTCGGTCGCAAGGAAAAAACCAATGCAAAAATTGAAGTTATACTTTTGCGCGAGTTAAATAAGGAAGATAACATTTGGGATGTTATTGTTGAACCCGCACGGAAAGTTCGCATCGGAAATAAGGTATATTTTGACGACGGAAAATTGATGTGCGAGATTGTGGATAACACGACTTCGCGCGGACGGACAATCCGTTTCGTAACCAACGACGATGTGTACAAAATCTTCGAACGGATTGGCTATATGCCGTTGCCGCATTATATCAAACGTGAGTCGGAAGAATTAGATAAAGAACGCTATCAAACTGTTTATGCAAAAAATGTCGGCTCGGTAGCGGCTCCAACTGCCGGACTTCACTTTACGAAAAAAGTACTTTCCGCCATCGAGAAAAAAGGTGTGAAAATAGGTTTCGTTACCTTGCACATCGGGCTTGGAACCTTCCGCAAGGTTGAAGTCGAAGATTTATCAAAACATAAGATGGATTCAGAATATTTCGAGATTAACGAAAGCCTTGTAAACTCGGTAAATAAAGTTATCGAGGGCAAAGGAAATGTCTTTGTGGTCGGTACAAGTACTGCAAGGGCGTTGGAGTCGTCGGTTACTACCGAAGGATTTCTGAAACCGAATAAGGGATGGACAGACAAATTTATCTTCCCACCTTATAATCTGAAGATTGTAGATAAATTGATTACAAATTTTCATATGCCCGAATCTACACTGCTGATGATGATCTGTGCTTTTTCCGATTATGATTTGATAATGCGTGCATATAAAAAAGCTATAAAAGAAAACTTCCGCTTTTATAGCTATGGCGATGCAATGTTAATTTTGTAA
- the ppdK gene encoding pyruvate, phosphate dikinase, with protein sequence MTKKFVYYFGGKKAEGRADMKSLLGGKGANLAEMVNLKLPVPPGLTITTEVCTHYYANKRKYPKELKAQILAALKKMERELGAKFGDSKNPLLVSVRSGARASMPGMMDTILNLGLNDKTVQAIIAKTNNPRFAYDSYRRFVAMYGDVVLGLKPENKDEHDPFEVILDKKKHEKGVTLDTELTADDLLDIVERSKQAIKEKTGHDFPENPMDQLWGAVGAVFNSWMNERAIAYRKMYDIPALWGTAVTIQAMVFGNMGEDSGTGVAFTRDAATGENYYYGEFLMNAQGEDVVAGTRTPLLIAKLAEANPKIYKELDKYRKVLEKHYKDMLDLEFTIQQDKLYILQCRVGKRTAFAALKIAVDMVDEKLIDEKEALMRIEPDQLNQLLRPIFDRQEKDQTIKEGKLLTVGLNAGPGAASGKVVFNAPDAEEWKARGEKVILVRIETSPEDIKGMDASEGILTARGGMTSHAALVARQMGKVCIVGCSDLHIDYVSRTMTVKGKIVNEGDYISIDGSTGEVLLGEVHTKPSEVLQVLIEKTLAPKDAPVYQLYEKIMKWADKYRTLGIRTNADQPDQAAAAIAFGAQGIGLCRTEHMFFGEGKIGPMREMILADTLEDRKAALGKLLPLQREDFEGIFEAMAGYPVTIRTIDPPLHEFVPHEEKQQRELAEKMGISYEKVHRRVSSLHEFNPMLGFRGCRLGIIYPEITEMQARAIFEAAVNVKKRGFSVKPEIMIPLVGHVKELKLQEEIVRRVAAEVMAENKIKIDYLCGTMIEIPRGALTADEIAGVAEFFSFGTNDLTQTTLGVSRDDAGRFLIPYVEKDIYAVDPFEAIDRGGVGQLMKIAVEKGTQARPNIKLGICGEHGGEPSSIEFCHQIGLDYVSCSPYRVAIARLAAARSALKYGVRTSKQNKLKKSKK encoded by the coding sequence ATGACAAAGAAATTCGTCTATTATTTTGGTGGAAAGAAAGCTGAAGGTCGAGCCGATATGAAATCGCTGCTTGGTGGCAAAGGAGCCAACCTCGCTGAGATGGTCAACCTGAAGCTTCCCGTACCGCCGGGATTGACAATCACAACCGAAGTTTGCACACACTATTACGCAAATAAAAGAAAATATCCGAAAGAACTTAAAGCGCAAATTCTTGCAGCTCTTAAAAAGATGGAGCGAGAATTAGGTGCTAAATTCGGTGATTCAAAAAATCCACTTTTAGTTTCTGTCCGATCAGGCGCCCGTGCATCTATGCCAGGTATGATGGATACAATTTTAAACCTGGGCTTAAACGACAAAACAGTTCAAGCTATTATTGCAAAAACAAACAACCCGCGATTTGCCTATGATTCGTATCGCCGCTTTGTAGCGATGTATGGCGATGTTGTTTTAGGTTTAAAACCGGAAAACAAAGACGAACACGATCCGTTTGAAGTAATTTTAGACAAGAAGAAACACGAGAAAGGCGTAACACTCGACACCGAACTTACAGCCGATGATTTGTTAGATATAGTCGAAAGATCTAAACAGGCAATCAAAGAAAAAACCGGTCACGATTTTCCAGAAAATCCGATGGACCAACTTTGGGGCGCAGTCGGCGCAGTGTTTAACTCGTGGATGAATGAACGCGCAATTGCCTATCGCAAGATGTACGATATTCCCGCATTGTGGGGAACTGCGGTAACTATCCAAGCTATGGTTTTCGGAAATATGGGCGAAGATTCAGGAACCGGCGTGGCTTTCACTCGCGATGCCGCAACAGGCGAAAATTATTACTACGGCGAATTCCTTATGAACGCTCAAGGCGAAGACGTTGTTGCCGGCACTCGCACACCACTTCTGATTGCAAAACTTGCTGAAGCTAATCCGAAAATTTACAAAGAGCTTGATAAGTATCGCAAGGTTTTGGAAAAGCATTACAAAGATATGCTGGATCTCGAGTTCACAATTCAACAAGATAAACTTTATATCCTACAATGCCGCGTTGGAAAACGGACTGCTTTTGCAGCTCTTAAAATTGCTGTGGATATGGTTGACGAAAAACTTATCGACGAAAAAGAAGCCCTGATGAGAATCGAACCGGATCAGCTTAATCAATTATTACGACCGATTTTTGACCGTCAAGAAAAGGACCAAACCATAAAAGAAGGTAAATTATTAACTGTCGGTTTGAATGCAGGTCCTGGCGCTGCAAGCGGAAAAGTTGTTTTCAACGCACCCGATGCCGAAGAATGGAAAGCCCGCGGTGAAAAAGTAATTTTAGTTCGTATCGAAACTTCTCCCGAAGATATCAAAGGTATGGATGCTTCCGAAGGAATACTTACAGCACGAGGCGGAATGACCTCGCACGCAGCTCTCGTTGCCCGGCAGATGGGCAAAGTTTGTATAGTCGGCTGTTCCGATTTACACATCGATTATGTTTCGCGAACGATGACTGTAAAAGGAAAAATCGTGAACGAAGGAGATTATATTTCTATCGATGGATCAACGGGCGAAGTGTTGCTTGGTGAAGTTCACACCAAACCTTCCGAAGTTTTGCAAGTGTTAATCGAAAAAACGCTCGCTCCGAAAGACGCACCTGTTTATCAACTCTACGAAAAAATTATGAAGTGGGCTGATAAATACCGGACGCTTGGAATCAGAACAAACGCCGACCAGCCCGATCAAGCTGCCGCAGCAATTGCTTTCGGAGCTCAAGGTATAGGGCTTTGCCGAACCGAGCACATGTTCTTCGGTGAAGGAAAAATCGGACCGATGCGTGAGATGATTTTAGCCGACACGCTTGAAGACCGCAAAGCTGCGTTGGGAAAATTACTGCCGCTGCAACGTGAAGATTTCGAAGGAATATTTGAGGCGATGGCCGGTTATCCTGTTACAATTCGCACAATCGACCCGCCGCTTCACGAGTTCGTACCACATGAAGAAAAACAACAGCGTGAACTTGCCGAAAAAATGGGAATCAGTTATGAAAAAGTTCACAGGCGTGTAAGCTCGCTTCACGAATTCAACCCGATGCTTGGTTTCCGCGGATGTCGTTTGGGCATAATCTATCCGGAAATTACCGAGATGCAAGCCCGCGCAATCTTTGAAGCAGCAGTGAATGTGAAGAAACGTGGATTTTCTGTTAAACCTGAAATTATGATTCCACTTGTCGGGCACGTAAAAGAACTCAAGCTTCAAGAAGAAATTGTTAGACGGGTTGCTGCTGAAGTGATGGCTGAGAACAAAATTAAAATTGATTACCTTTGCGGAACGATGATCGAAATTCCACGAGGCGCTTTAACAGCCGACGAAATTGCCGGAGTTGCCGAATTCTTCAGTTTCGGAACAAACGACTTAACACAAACTACGTTAGGTGTCAGCCGCGACGATGCGGGCAGATTTTTGATTCCGTATGTGGAAAAAGATATTTATGCAGTTGATCCTTTCGAAGCAATCGATCGTGGCGGCGTTGGTCAATTGATGAAAATAGCAGTCGAAAAAGGAACGCAAGCACGTCCGAACATAAAGTTAGGAATTTGCGGCGAACACGGCGGCGAGCCTTCTTCAATCGAATTCTGTCATCAAATCGGTCTCGATTACGTAAGCTGCTCGCCATATCGAGTAGCCATTGCCCGGTTAGCAGCAGCACGTTCGGCGTTAAAATATGGTGTTCGAACATCCAAACAAAACAAACTCAAGAAATCAAAAAAATGA
- the ispD gene encoding 2-C-methyl-D-erythritol 4-phosphate cytidylyltransferase, with amino-acid sequence MQKCKVGVVIPAAGIGKRLGSNKPKQFLEIDGIPILQITLQKFQACDAVDCIVVVSHADFINEVTGLVTKNDFTKITSIVNGGEHRQDSVWNGVKEIIKNDVEIILIHDAVRPFVTDEIIKNVIATSEKFGAAVPAVPLKDTIKVSDEKGFLIETLDRDKLFAVQTPQGFQKDLIVKAFEKAYTDNYYATDDANLVERLGEKIRLVEGDYKNIKITTKEDLE; translated from the coding sequence ATGCAAAAGTGTAAAGTTGGTGTTGTAATTCCGGCAGCAGGAATCGGGAAACGCCTGGGTAGCAATAAGCCGAAGCAGTTTCTCGAAATTGATGGAATTCCGATTCTTCAAATTACACTTCAAAAATTTCAGGCGTGCGATGCGGTCGACTGTATTGTGGTCGTATCCCACGCCGATTTTATTAATGAAGTTACTGGTTTAGTAACGAAGAACGACTTCACTAAAATAACATCAATCGTTAATGGCGGTGAACACCGGCAGGATTCTGTTTGGAATGGTGTGAAAGAAATTATTAAAAATGACGTTGAGATAATTTTAATTCACGATGCTGTCCGTCCGTTTGTTACAGATGAGATAATTAAAAATGTCATTGCAACTTCCGAAAAGTTTGGAGCAGCAGTTCCGGCTGTTCCGTTGAAAGACACTATAAAAGTTTCGGATGAGAAGGGATTCCTTATTGAAACTCTTGACCGCGATAAACTTTTTGCAGTTCAAACACCGCAGGGTTTCCAGAAAGATTTAATTGTTAAAGCCTTCGAAAAAGCTTACACCGATAACTACTACGCCACCGACGATGCAAATTTAGTTGAACGTTTAGGTGAAAAAATCAGACTTGTAGAGGGAGATTATAAGAATATCAAGATTACAACGAAGGAGGATTTGGAGTGA
- a CDS encoding NAD(P)H-dependent glycerol-3-phosphate dehydrogenase, with product MKISVIGAGSWGTTLALLLFSNKHDVTVWSFRNQDAENILTKRENTVFLPGIIIPNEIQITTDIEKAILKSELIVTAVPSQHLRSVLKQISHTSFKQSIIVNLAKGIEVGTLQTMSEVIAESLPDHPLSMTAMLSGPSFADEVSRKIPTAVVAASSSPETAKLVQQVFKNSYFRVYTSDDVRGVEFGGALKNVIAVGAGLCDGAGYGDNTKAAIMTRGIVEIARLGTALGANQKTFSGLSGIGDLIVTCMSKHSRNRHVGEEVGKGRKLQDVLSEMQMVAEGVATTKSACELARKVNVEVPIMQEVHNVLFSGKDPHDATLDLMMRDPKNEAG from the coding sequence ATGAAAATTTCCGTAATTGGCGCGGGAAGTTGGGGAACAACTCTCGCTCTGTTGCTATTTTCGAACAAGCATGATGTAACCGTCTGGTCGTTTCGCAATCAGGATGCTGAAAATATATTAACTAAACGCGAAAACACGGTTTTCCTCCCGGGCATAATCATACCGAATGAAATTCAAATCACAACCGACATCGAAAAAGCAATACTGAAAAGCGAACTGATAGTTACTGCTGTTCCGTCGCAGCATTTGCGTTCCGTGTTAAAACAAATCTCACATACCTCTTTTAAACAATCTATCATCGTAAATCTTGCCAAGGGAATCGAGGTTGGAACGCTTCAAACAATGTCGGAAGTAATCGCCGAGTCGTTACCCGACCATCCGCTTTCAATGACTGCGATGCTTTCCGGACCCAGCTTTGCCGATGAAGTCAGCCGCAAAATACCGACTGCTGTTGTTGCAGCATCGAGCAGTCCGGAAACTGCAAAGTTAGTGCAGCAAGTTTTTAAAAATTCCTATTTCAGGGTTTACACATCCGACGATGTCAGGGGTGTGGAGTTTGGTGGGGCGTTGAAAAATGTGATTGCTGTGGGTGCCGGCTTGTGCGATGGCGCCGGCTATGGCGATAATACAAAAGCCGCAATTATGACACGCGGGATAGTCGAGATTGCACGGCTTGGAACAGCGTTAGGTGCAAATCAGAAAACTTTCTCGGGGCTGTCGGGCATCGGCGATTTGATTGTGACATGTATGAGCAAGCACAGCCGTAACCGTCATGTTGGCGAAGAGGTTGGAAAGGGAAGGAAGCTGCAGGATGTTTTAAGCGAAATGCAAATGGTCGCCGAAGGAGTTGCTACTACAAAGTCGGCTTGCGAGTTAGCAAGAAAAGTAAATGTCGAGGTGCCGATTATGCAGGAAGTTCATAACGTCCTTTTCAGCGGCAAAGACCCGCATGATGCAACGTTAGATTTAATGATGCGCGACCCGAAGAACGAAGCGGGTTGA